One window from the genome of Pseudomonadota bacterium encodes:
- a CDS encoding serine hydrolase, translated as MIYLLLAVFLLLPQSLTANNEITAASYLLVEKDTFQVISGMDYHAKMAPASTTKVMTAIMAIEKLSGEEMVVPDSNMHTIPASKLNLVPDRKYRAMDLVKGALVKSANDAAYALAVHIGGTESNFARMMTEKAEEIGAHNTQFRNASGLFADGQYTTCYDLALIFRYALSNETFKETSATKYFFFNKGSQNIKYKNHNRLLFCFEPTIAGKTGFTKLSRHCYVGAFEKDGKVYILSMLGSNNLWGDVILILKNLFNELPSDKEIKLAKASPILLASYRENGGNKQIKLTAKKKTAAKSPVTLTSYKSQKDTKPTAKRKLKNHKNQKKHKNTAKKV; from the coding sequence ATGATCTATCTATTGCTTGCTGTTTTTTTGCTTCTCCCGCAATCTCTGACAGCAAACAATGAAATCACCGCTGCTTCTTATCTGCTTGTTGAAAAAGACACTTTTCAGGTCATATCCGGCATGGATTATCATGCAAAAATGGCGCCTGCAAGCACGACAAAAGTAATGACGGCTATCATGGCTATTGAGAAGCTTTCAGGGGAAGAGATGGTAGTGCCTGACAGTAACATGCACACAATTCCTGCGTCAAAGCTGAATCTTGTCCCGGATAGAAAATACAGAGCAATGGATCTGGTAAAAGGCGCATTGGTTAAATCTGCAAACGATGCTGCCTATGCGCTTGCCGTGCATATAGGCGGTACAGAGAGCAACTTCGCCCGCATGATGACCGAAAAAGCAGAGGAAATCGGCGCACACAACACACAGTTTAGAAATGCCTCGGGTCTTTTTGCTGATGGCCAGTATACAACCTGCTACGACCTTGCATTGATTTTCCGTTATGCTTTGTCAAATGAAACGTTCAAGGAAACATCTGCAACAAAATATTTTTTTTTCAACAAGGGCAGCCAAAATATAAAATACAAGAATCACAACAGACTTTTATTTTGTTTTGAGCCTACTATTGCCGGAAAGACAGGTTTTACAAAACTCTCAAGGCATTGTTATGTCGGTGCATTTGAGAAGGACGGGAAAGTGTATATTCTGTCCATGCTTGGCAGCAATAACCTCTGGGGTGATGTGATCCTGATATTGAAAAACCTTTTCAATGAATTGCCTTCCGATAAAGAAATAAAACTGGCAAAGGCAAGTCCGATTCTCCTTGCCTCTTATAGAGAAAACGGGGGAAACAAACAAATAAAACTAACAGCAAAGAAAAAAACGGCAGCAAAAAGTCCTGTTACCCTTACCTCTTACAAATCACAGAAAGATACGAAACCAACAGCAAAAAGAAAATTAAAAAACCACAAAAACCAGAAAAAACATAAGAATACAGCCAAAAAAGTTTAA
- a CDS encoding TRAP transporter large permease, giving the protein MEQVVIFFLIFLILLVLGIPIAISLGFTSVLLIWKYNLGIEIIAPAFYASAAKFQLLALPFFILAGLILERCGISKRLIRLVSLLVGPIPGGLAIVTIIVGVIFAGISGSGPADTAALGVVLFPAMVAMGYDKGYASALIASTGSLAIVIPPSIAFIIYGVITATSVPALFAAGVIPGVITALFLIVPSYFIARKHGWKGERWGTLKEIRQAFKEAIWGLFAPVFILSGIYGGIFTATEAAVMAIFYGLFVGFVIYRSLNVKILYGIFRDALLSSAVVMFIVAFAGLFSWTGSTLGVMDKTAMSLLSLSSDPFIILLLVNIMLFIAGMLMDAVSIYYIFLPILIPIMYHFNWDPIWFGVVMTLNLAIGQITPPVAVNLYVIANIADLSLDKVSRSVVPFVATMLVALLVTIFFPSLSTYLPTLLGLK; this is encoded by the coding sequence ATGGAACAGGTGGTCATATTTTTTCTAATATTTTTAATTCTTCTTGTTCTTGGCATACCTATCGCGATCTCCCTCGGCTTTACTTCTGTCCTTCTCATATGGAAATATAATCTGGGGATAGAGATCATTGCCCCTGCTTTTTATGCCAGTGCGGCAAAATTTCAACTTCTGGCACTTCCCTTCTTCATTCTTGCCGGTCTTATTTTGGAACGGTGCGGGATTTCAAAGAGGCTTATCCGCTTAGTAAGTTTGCTTGTCGGCCCGATACCCGGTGGGCTTGCAATTGTAACCATCATTGTCGGAGTAATCTTTGCAGGAATTTCCGGATCAGGTCCTGCGGATACGGCAGCCCTTGGGGTTGTATTATTCCCTGCCATGGTTGCAATGGGTTATGATAAGGGCTACGCGTCAGCGCTTATCGCAAGCACAGGTTCTCTTGCCATTGTTATACCGCCAAGTATTGCCTTTATTATCTATGGAGTCATAACAGCTACCTCTGTCCCTGCCCTCTTTGCGGCAGGGGTGATTCCAGGTGTTATTACTGCACTTTTTCTTATCGTACCATCGTATTTTATCGCCCGGAAACATGGATGGAAAGGCGAAAGGTGGGGCACATTGAAAGAAATACGGCAGGCTTTTAAGGAGGCTATATGGGGGCTATTCGCCCCTGTTTTTATCTTAAGCGGAATATACGGCGGTATTTTTACTGCAACCGAAGCAGCGGTAATGGCAATTTTTTACGGGCTCTTTGTGGGATTTGTCATATACCGGAGCCTTAACGTTAAAATTCTTTACGGTATATTCAGGGATGCCTTGCTTTCTTCGGCAGTTGTTATGTTTATTGTGGCTTTTGCAGGACTCTTTTCGTGGACCGGCTCTACACTGGGCGTGATGGACAAAACCGCTATGTCTCTCCTTTCACTTTCTTCCGACCCTTTTATCATACTCCTTCTTGTAAATATCATGCTTTTCATTGCCGGAATGCTCATGGACGCAGTCTCTATTTATTACATATTCCTGCCAATTCTCATACCGATAATGTATCATTTCAACTGGGACCCTATCTGGTTCGGGGTTGTTATGACCCTGAATCTTGCCATCGGTCAGATAACACCTCCGGTGGCCGTAAACCTGTATGTTATTGCTAATATAGCAGATCTCAGCCTTGATAAGGTTTCCAGGTCGGTTGTTCCCTTTGTTGCTACCATGCTTGTGGCACTGCTTGTAACGATATTTTTTCCATCTTTGTCAACGTACCTGCCGACTTTATTAGGACTGAAATAA
- a CDS encoding DctP family TRAP transporter solute-binding subunit, translating into MAKKHFGLMAVFVFVLGFYCLGFTANYKPEYKMSIIVGPTGPWGESAARFADGVKKATDGRINIKPYYNGQLFAGKQTNEFLLMKQGVIDFALGSTINWSPTVKELNIFSLPFFFPGYKALDTVENGEVGKQLFKLIEEKGVIGLGWCENGFRDLTNNKRNIKKPEDIKGLKVRVVSSPIFIDTFKAIGANPVSMNWGEALSAFQQGTVDGQENPVVSVTIPNKLWQVHKYITVWNYAIDPIILGASKQAWDSFDQKDRDAIKTVAAEVARWQKKGAREGLEHNAVSLDILRKNGMEVTILTPAQIKTFKDMTKPVYEKWEREIGIELVKAAEKDIQKAARIR; encoded by the coding sequence ATGGCGAAGAAGCATTTCGGATTAATGGCGGTTTTTGTGTTTGTTTTAGGTTTTTACTGTTTAGGATTTACTGCAAACTACAAACCGGAGTATAAGATGAGCATAATTGTTGGCCCGACAGGTCCCTGGGGGGAATCTGCCGCACGGTTTGCAGATGGAGTAAAAAAAGCTACGGACGGAAGGATTAACATAAAGCCTTACTATAATGGACAACTTTTTGCCGGAAAACAGACCAATGAATTTCTTTTGATGAAACAAGGAGTTATAGACTTCGCCCTTGGCTCTACCATAAACTGGTCCCCAACTGTAAAAGAGTTGAACATCTTTTCACTCCCCTTCTTTTTCCCTGGTTACAAGGCCCTTGATACCGTTGAAAACGGAGAGGTTGGCAAACAACTTTTTAAGCTCATCGAAGAAAAAGGTGTAATTGGGCTTGGATGGTGTGAAAATGGTTTCAGAGATCTTACGAACAACAAAAGAAACATAAAAAAACCTGAGGACATTAAAGGTCTTAAGGTAAGGGTGGTAAGCTCGCCCATATTTATTGACACATTCAAAGCAATAGGGGCAAACCCTGTATCTATGAACTGGGGGGAGGCACTGAGCGCATTTCAGCAGGGAACAGTTGACGGACAGGAAAATCCTGTGGTTTCAGTTACTATTCCGAATAAGTTGTGGCAGGTTCATAAATATATAACTGTATGGAATTATGCTATCGATCCTATTATCCTTGGTGCAAGCAAACAGGCCTGGGATAGCTTTGATCAAAAGGACAGGGATGCGATTAAAACAGTTGCGGCAGAGGTGGCAAGATGGCAGAAAAAAGGTGCAAGAGAGGGGCTGGAACATAATGCAGTTTCACTTGATATTTTAAGAAAAAACGGAATGGAAGTAACGATACTCACACCCGCACAGATAAAAACTTTTAAAGATATGACTAAGCCGGTATATGAAAAATGGGAAAGGGAGATAGGCATAGAACTGGTAAAAGCTGCCGAAAAGGACATTCAGAAGGCAGCAAGGATTAGATAA
- the surE gene encoding 5'/3'-nucleotidase SurE: MQILLTNDDGIHSEGLALLRECLLKQHDVYVMAPEKERTCVGHAITLHKPLRVKDLGDRVFASNGTPVDCVLLGLKTLFSQPPDFIISGINKGPNMGQDINYSGTVAAAREGAFLGIPSMAVSINARKDYRFADAAKITEDIIGMMKGSTCLARTFLNINIPNISYENIKDFMVTRLGKRVYNDAIVERIDPRGGRYYWIGGNSHSFDLIEGTDFYAVENGYASITPIDVDTISDGSINILKQYLDSKSLERCSK; encoded by the coding sequence TTGCAAATTCTTTTAACAAACGATGACGGTATTCACTCGGAGGGGCTTGCATTGCTGAGGGAATGTCTGTTGAAGCAACACGATGTGTATGTTATGGCGCCTGAGAAGGAAAGAACATGCGTCGGACATGCGATCACTCTCCATAAGCCTTTACGTGTGAAGGATTTAGGGGACAGGGTGTTTGCTTCAAATGGAACGCCTGTTGATTGCGTCCTGCTTGGACTAAAGACGCTGTTCTCTCAACCACCTGATTTTATTATATCCGGAATCAACAAGGGCCCCAATATGGGTCAGGATATTAATTATTCCGGAACTGTTGCAGCAGCGAGAGAAGGAGCTTTTCTGGGCATACCTTCTATGGCTGTTTCAATTAATGCAAGAAAAGATTATCGCTTTGCCGATGCAGCTAAAATTACCGAAGATATTATCGGCATGATGAAGGGTAGTACCTGCCTTGCCCGGACATTTTTAAATATTAATATCCCCAATATATCCTATGAAAATATAAAAGATTTTATGGTGACAAGGCTCGGGAAAAGGGTTTATAATGATGCTATAGTTGAAAGAATTGACCCGAGGGGCGGGAGATATTACTGGATAGGCGGGAATAGCCACAGCTTTGATTTGATTGAAGGCACCGATTTTTATGCAGTAGAAAACGGTTATGCATCGATTACACCAATAGATGTGGATACAATAAGTGACGGCTCAATAAATATATTAAAACAATATTTAGACAGTAAAAGCTTGGAGCGATGTTCAAAGTAA
- a CDS encoding bifunctional nuclease family protein, translating into MLKEMKVAGITVDPFTNTPIVLLKDVDEKDVLPIWIGLLEASSIATALENINTPRPMTHDLLKNILDHLGVRVIRIEVNDLKDNTYYALLYLDVDNKRLVVDSRPSDAIAIALRTGAPIFVEETVIKKSAKIDLSGKGDKVVTDVNEWEEILENLSPDDFGKYKM; encoded by the coding sequence ATGTTAAAAGAAATGAAGGTTGCAGGCATTACTGTAGACCCCTTTACCAACACTCCGATTGTGCTTCTTAAAGACGTGGATGAAAAGGATGTTCTTCCTATCTGGATCGGCCTGCTTGAGGCTTCGAGCATTGCTACGGCGCTGGAAAACATAAATACGCCAAGGCCTATGACTCATGACCTTTTAAAGAATATACTCGACCATCTGGGTGTTAGGGTTATCAGGATCGAGGTGAATGACCTTAAGGATAACACGTATTATGCATTATTGTATCTCGATGTAGATAATAAAAGACTTGTTGTTGATTCAAGACCGAGTGATGCCATAGCAATCGCCTTAAGAACCGGGGCGCCGATATTTGTTGAAGAGACTGTTATAAAAAAATCGGCTAAAATTGACCTCTCCGGAAAGGGCGACAAGGTGGTTACCGATGTAAACGAGTGGGAAGAGATACTCGAAAACCTCTCACCCGATGATTTTGGTAAATACAAGATGTAA
- the miaB gene encoding tRNA (N6-isopentenyl adenosine(37)-C2)-methylthiotransferase MiaB produces the protein MKFYIETLGCQMNEHDSEKMAHLLRIAGYEHIDNAQEADIVIVNTCCVREKAEQKFYSLMGRLKRIKAMKGTILGVTGCIAQMEKESISDRLPFIDFSLGTSSIHKVQEAIEHASKKTRFLEFSENGCGNTMFAGPENVNGGIKKFITIMKGCNNFCSYCIVPYVRGREASRDSTGILKEIYELAKKGIRDVTLLGQNVNSYNIGTDGISFPELLQAINRIEGIERIRFVTSHPKDLSDKLIDCFGSIEKLCEQIHLPFQSGSDKVLKLMNRGYTVDEYKEKIRRLRNRYHDIAITGDCIVGFPGEGEKAFEETMQMIKDIEFDSIFSFAYSPRKYTSASTLPDEVPRDIAQKRLKHLQEAQKAITLKKNRTIEGSILEVLVEGLSKNSNEDLMGRTRTNKIVNFAGNEDMIGKLVHVKIVKGYANSLKGELEKAGDRKYSAI, from the coding sequence ATGAAATTTTATATTGAAACATTAGGTTGTCAGATGAATGAGCATGATTCGGAGAAAATGGCACATCTTCTCCGAATTGCCGGTTACGAGCATATTGATAACGCTCAAGAGGCGGATATTGTTATCGTTAATACATGTTGTGTCCGGGAAAAAGCCGAGCAGAAGTTCTATAGTCTTATGGGCAGGCTGAAGAGGATTAAAGCTATGAAGGGGACAATTCTGGGGGTGACCGGCTGCATTGCTCAGATGGAAAAAGAATCTATCTCCGACAGACTCCCTTTTATAGATTTTTCTCTGGGCACTTCCAGCATTCATAAAGTTCAGGAAGCCATTGAACATGCCTCAAAAAAAACCAGATTCCTTGAATTTTCCGAAAACGGGTGCGGCAATACCATGTTTGCAGGGCCGGAAAATGTAAATGGAGGGATTAAAAAATTTATTACTATTATGAAAGGATGCAACAACTTTTGCAGCTACTGTATCGTACCATATGTAAGGGGCAGGGAGGCAAGCAGGGACAGTACGGGTATCCTGAAAGAAATCTATGAGCTGGCAAAAAAAGGTATTAGGGATGTGACACTTCTCGGCCAGAACGTTAACTCTTACAACATTGGAACGGATGGAATCTCCTTTCCTGAACTGCTGCAAGCTATAAACAGGATAGAGGGAATTGAGAGGATCAGGTTTGTTACTTCTCACCCGAAAGATTTGTCTGACAAACTTATTGACTGCTTCGGAAGTATCGAGAAATTATGTGAGCAGATTCACCTGCCCTTTCAGTCAGGCTCCGACAAGGTCTTAAAGCTGATGAACAGAGGTTACACGGTCGATGAATACAAAGAAAAGATACGTCGGCTGAGAAACAGGTATCATGATATCGCCATTACAGGGGATTGCATCGTTGGCTTCCCAGGGGAGGGTGAGAAGGCCTTCGAGGAGACCATGCAAATGATAAAAGATATTGAATTTGACAGTATATTCTCTTTTGCTTATTCTCCGAGAAAATATACTTCCGCCTCAACCCTGCCGGATGAGGTGCCCAGAGATATAGCACAAAAAAGACTGAAGCACTTGCAGGAAGCCCAGAAGGCAATAACATTAAAAAAGAACAGGACAATCGAGGGCAGCATTTTAGAGGTTTTGGTCGAAGGCTTGAGCAAGAATTCAAATGAAGACCTTATGGGAAGGACAAGAACAAACAAGATTGTCAATTTTGCAGGCAATGAAGATATGATTGGGAAGTTGGTGCATGTGAAAATAGTAAAAGGTTATGCAAATTCTCTGAAAGGGGAACTTGAAAAAGCAGGTGACAGGAAATATAGTGCCATATAA
- a CDS encoding CBS domain-containing protein has product MTYITDVYLSEVLKKVVIDQHGKRVGALWDLVIVPGARFPGVIKLVLKNRKQLFEVSVTDVHLFNRFVITLNLSEKPLANYRYQEGDILIKRHILDKQILDVNGAKVVRVNDLKLGESDGIVCIVGIDVGLNGILRRIDGGQTIQKALVLFKKPIKEHIIDWNFLQTIDPHLRNLTLNVARKQLGEMHPSDLAQILSEILPEEGTLLLSSVDEELAGEALHEVSTEVREKIFKEMDKEMISDILEEMPPDEAADILGDMPEEASEELLSLMESEEATEVKDLLSYEEDTAGGLMTSEFLDFPPDMTIDEVLANIRLLAPDVEFIYYIYVVDDNDHLLGVLTLKKLLTSPLYAKLEDIMTQNVKFVHSEAERQDIAEIISKYDFIAIPVIGEDEKIKGVITVDDIIDLLVPNPIRKKKRRAFR; this is encoded by the coding sequence ATGACTTATATAACAGATGTTTATCTGAGCGAGGTGCTGAAAAAGGTTGTTATTGACCAGCACGGGAAAAGGGTAGGGGCGCTCTGGGACCTTGTGATTGTTCCCGGAGCCAGATTTCCTGGAGTGATTAAACTGGTACTGAAGAACAGGAAACAGCTATTCGAGGTTTCCGTTACAGACGTCCATCTCTTTAACAGATTTGTCATTACACTTAACCTGTCAGAAAAGCCTCTGGCAAATTACAGGTATCAGGAAGGCGATATACTGATAAAGAGGCATATCCTCGATAAACAAATACTCGATGTAAACGGTGCAAAGGTTGTAAGAGTGAACGATTTAAAACTTGGCGAGAGTGACGGCATTGTCTGTATAGTGGGCATTGATGTGGGGCTCAACGGGATTCTTCGGAGAATAGACGGTGGACAGACGATTCAGAAGGCCCTTGTGCTTTTTAAAAAACCTATTAAAGAACATATTATCGACTGGAATTTTCTCCAGACTATTGACCCTCATTTAAGGAATTTAACCTTAAATGTTGCAAGAAAACAGCTCGGTGAAATGCATCCGTCAGATCTGGCACAGATCCTGAGCGAGATTCTGCCGGAAGAAGGAACATTATTGCTGTCATCTGTTGATGAAGAACTGGCAGGAGAAGCGCTCCACGAAGTCTCAACAGAAGTAAGAGAAAAGATTTTCAAAGAGATGGATAAGGAGATGATCTCTGACATCCTTGAAGAGATGCCCCCGGATGAAGCTGCGGATATATTGGGGGATATGCCCGAAGAGGCATCCGAAGAACTTCTCTCGCTAATGGAAAGTGAAGAAGCAACAGAGGTGAAAGACCTGTTGAGCTACGAGGAAGATACGGCGGGCGGCCTGATGACAAGCGAATTTCTTGATTTTCCTCCGGATATGACAATCGATGAGGTATTGGCCAACATCAGACTGCTTGCACCTGATGTTGAATTTATATATTATATCTATGTAGTAGACGATAACGACCACCTGCTTGGCGTTCTGACGTTAAAAAAACTTCTTACAAGCCCGCTGTATGCAAAATTGGAAGATATCATGACGCAGAATGTAAAATTCGTGCATAGCGAGGCTGAACGGCAAGATATAGCAGAAATCATATCAAAATATGACTTCATTGCAATCCCCGTTATTGGCGAAGATGAGAAGATAAAAGGGGTCATCACGGTGGATGATATTATTGACCTCCTTGTCCCGAACCCCATAAGAAAAAAGAAGAGGAGAGCATTCCGGTAA
- a CDS encoding histidinol phosphate phosphatase domain-containing protein, with the protein MIDLHTHSLLSDGELLPAELARRAKVIGYKTIGISDHVDHTNIETVIRSILKLSEKITYHEGITILPGVEITHVPKGLIKELIGFARKLGIFYVVVHGETIAEPVEEGTNRAAIEGGADIIAHPGLIKEADAAFAQEKGVLLEITSRKGHSLANGHVALMAKKAGAKLVFNTDSHSPSDLATEYGAKRIIMGAGLFEEDFYIMQKNAEELVRKVLKQ; encoded by the coding sequence ATGATAGATTTACATACTCACTCATTATTAAGCGATGGTGAACTGCTCCCCGCAGAACTTGCGAGAAGGGCAAAAGTCATAGGTTACAAAACCATAGGAATATCCGATCATGTTGATCATACCAATATAGAGACTGTTATCCGCTCCATACTGAAGCTGAGCGAGAAAATTACCTATCATGAAGGCATAACAATTCTTCCCGGAGTAGAGATTACCCATGTTCCCAAAGGACTTATTAAGGAATTGATTGGGTTTGCCCGGAAACTGGGTATATTCTATGTGGTTGTTCACGGAGAAACCATCGCAGAGCCGGTAGAAGAAGGGACAAACAGGGCGGCAATCGAAGGCGGGGCCGATATAATAGCGCACCCGGGTCTTATTAAAGAGGCAGATGCTGCATTTGCACAGGAAAAAGGAGTTCTCCTTGAAATCACCAGCAGAAAAGGACATTCCCTTGCAAACGGTCATGTGGCATTAATGGCAAAGAAAGCAGGCGCAAAGCTGGTATTTAATACGGATTCCCACAGCCCCTCTGATCTGGCAACCGAATATGGGGCTAAAAGGATAATCATGGGCGCAGGGCTTTTTGAGGAAGATTTTTATATAATGCAAAAGAATGCTGAAGAACTTGTAAGAAAGGTCCTTAAGCAATAA
- a CDS encoding TRAP transporter small permease — translation MFRKIYENLEEAAGVLLLGIMAVFAFLNVITRYFIHYSFASTEEIEVACLVWLTLLGTAAGFRRGIHLGFNLLELRFPSLGKKILFPLASIMTIITVCILIWVSLLQIRDEIALGISTEALGIPQWWYTLAMPVGGILMLFRISEALCRNFKKERL, via the coding sequence ATGTTCAGGAAGATATATGAAAACCTGGAAGAGGCAGCAGGTGTCTTACTCCTCGGTATTATGGCAGTATTTGCCTTTTTAAATGTAATCACCCGCTATTTTATCCATTACTCTTTTGCTTCAACAGAAGAGATTGAAGTTGCCTGTCTTGTCTGGCTAACCTTACTGGGAACTGCTGCCGGATTCAGGAGGGGGATTCATCTGGGGTTCAATTTGCTCGAACTCCGTTTTCCGAGTCTGGGAAAGAAGATTCTCTTCCCTCTTGCCTCTATAATGACGATTATTACCGTTTGCATCCTGATATGGGTCAGCCTGCTTCAGATCAGAGATGAAATAGCGCTTGGAATAAGCACGGAAGCACTTGGCATCCCACAGTGGTGGTATACGCTTGCCATGCCGGTAGGCGGGATTTTAATGCTGTTTCGCATATCAGAAGCGCTGTGTAGGAACTTTAAAAAAGAGCGCCTCTGA
- a CDS encoding M48 family metalloprotease yields MKFKYPVIIFLILFLPIQIYALTLEEERKYGQEIYREIANSVTINNDPYISIYLGNIKDSLENATNLPFPIVLTIIESNTVDAFATIGGYVYLTTGLIGMCDKEAEVAGVLAHEIAHIAKRHVAKRLEKEKYINIGMLATLLAGILIPDPKAKETILATGSASAMTMSLKYSREDEEEADRVGAYIADKAGYGALGTADFLRKLRSGGSDKTLPQYLLTHPYHEDRIVKIESAWAGSKVRIDGAFFPYLLVRIKVLHGPLTEGMRDTWVKKYAKDINNPLAIYGISLMYSHIGNTNDSVHIAKSINSSYRSLLLGEILVNARQYEDAIGVLRDETSPISRFFLAKAYEGYGDRGMALSLFGELLQYGRIYPEIYHRYGMLLGRSGSQAKGYEYLGRYYLEIGKQQLARSNLEKAITKYGINSQEAKDILKLLGTIK; encoded by the coding sequence ATGAAATTTAAGTATCCTGTAATAATATTCCTCATATTATTCCTTCCAATACAAATATATGCTCTGACCCTTGAGGAAGAAAGGAAATACGGACAGGAAATATATCGTGAAATAGCCAATTCCGTAACTATTAATAACGATCCCTATATCTCCATATATTTAGGCAACATAAAAGACAGTCTTGAAAACGCAACAAATTTACCGTTTCCCATAGTGCTTACCATTATAGAGTCGAATACGGTTGATGCCTTTGCCACAATCGGCGGTTATGTGTACTTGACAACCGGGCTTATCGGGATGTGCGATAAGGAAGCAGAGGTGGCCGGAGTGCTTGCACACGAGATTGCCCATATTGCAAAAAGGCATGTCGCCAAGCGTTTGGAGAAGGAAAAATATATCAATATCGGTATGTTGGCTACTCTTTTGGCAGGGATATTGATTCCTGACCCGAAAGCAAAGGAGACCATACTTGCTACCGGTAGCGCCTCTGCCATGACAATGTCACTTAAGTATTCCCGGGAAGACGAAGAAGAAGCCGACAGAGTTGGCGCTTACATTGCAGATAAAGCAGGATATGGCGCCCTTGGCACGGCTGATTTTTTAAGAAAATTGAGGTCAGGAGGGAGCGATAAAACCTTACCGCAATATCTTCTGACTCACCCCTATCATGAAGATCGGATCGTCAAAATTGAAAGCGCTTGGGCAGGAAGCAAAGTGCGGATAGACGGTGCCTTTTTCCCTTATCTGCTGGTAAGAATCAAGGTGCTTCACGGTCCTCTTACGGAAGGAATGAGGGATACATGGGTAAAGAAATACGCAAAAGATATTAACAACCCTTTAGCAATATATGGAATATCTCTTATGTACTCGCATATAGGTAATACAAATGACTCTGTCCATATTGCAAAAAGTATAAATTCGTCTTATAGAAGTCTGCTTCTCGGGGAAATCCTGGTGAATGCTCGTCAATACGAGGATGCCATTGGCGTGTTAAGGGACGAAACTTCCCCGATATCCCGTTTTTTTCTCGCAAAGGCTTATGAAGGCTATGGCGACAGGGGGATGGCGCTGAGCCTTTTTGGCGAATTATTGCAGTACGGGAGAATCTATCCGGAAATATATCACCGGTACGGTATGCTGCTGGGAAGAAGCGGCAGCCAGGCAAAGGGGTACGAATATCTTGGCCGGTATTATCTGGAGATAGGCAAACAGCAACTTGCAAGAAGCAACCTTGAAAAAGCCATAACAAAGTATGGAATTAATTCGCAAGAAGCGAAGGATATATTAAAACTCCTTGGCACGATAAAATAA